GTCTATGCTGATACCGGTACATTGTCAGCTGGTGTTCAGTTATTTACAGCGGATGCTATTGGTGCGCTGTACTGGATAAAACGCGATGGCCGGTATATTCTTATGGCAGCCGTACGGGAAAGAGGCGTCTGGCTCGTCCGTCTCTGGAATATTACTCCTGGAGGAAATAGGACGCACGTGGGTCAGATAAGACCGGATGCGGGCTCAGACGCCGGGGTAGCTGCAGGACCTGGTGTGAAGCGGATCCGGGGGGAGGAAATGCCTACAAATAGCAGGATAAGATTATACGCCGGGCAGGAAGATAAGATGATTGAAGGACTTACGGCGAAGGTGATCAATGATAAACTGCGCATCGCATTTGCAAGTAAATATGGAATGGTGAATATCCTGGATTATGAAGACCTGCAGGATAGTGTTTTTGCGATACATGAGTGGTATACACCGTCGAATACAGGAGAGTATATTGAATGCCTGCTTTCCTGTAATGCCGATGGGCGCGACCTATTGATCGCAGCCGCTGAATATGGACAGATCACCATCTTTGACTTTAAAACCGGAGAAGTAATCACTGCGAAAGGAAATGCGCATGAAACAAAGGTGACCGCATTATGTGTTTTTAGCTCAGATAAGGGCAGTTGTTTTATCTCCGGTGATGATCGCGGGGTATTAAAATTTTGGTCGTTCCGGTTACAGGAAAGGTATAGCATAGATCTGCGGGCAGGCATTCTGAAACTGGAGCAGGGGGGAGATGGCCGGTTATATGTTTATACCAGATCGGGCATGGCTTTACTTCAGCTCTCTCCCGACCTCTATGAAACAATATTCTAATGCTTATAAGCCTGTTAACAAAAAAAAGGCTTTAGTGATGCCGCCTTTTCGCCCAAAGGGAATTGCTAAGCAGCAGGAAAAATAAAATAAATGATCTCATGGTTGGTTGGATAAATCGGGATTAAATATAGGGGTTTAATTAAATAAAGTAGGAATGGGTAAGCTATATACCCTGTGTGAGTGCCGCAAAACTACCGACTGTACGACTGCCTTTAGCGTCCTGTATGACCACATCGCTTACCTGTACCGGATAGTTGTCGGTTATTTTATTCTCCTCAAATGCAGGATGAGTAAGTGTGAGATCAGTAATCACTGTTCCTTCCAGCCGGCATCGCCGGAATATAATATGCTCATAAGCACCTTCTGAAAAATATGCCCAGTCCAGATCACAGTCAATAAAGCAAACATTGCGGAGGGTACACCCTTCCAGGCTGATATGCGGAAGGATACACGACTGGAAAGTTACATCTGTCAGCTCGCAATCCTGTAACTGTGCTTTCTTAAAATTGCTGTTGGTGAATATAGTCTGCCGGAAGTGGCACTGGTATATGTAAGCATGCGAAAGATCCGTATTGTCAAAACGGGAACTGATAATATCTGTGCCGGAAAATGCCGCATCATGCAGCAGTACTCCATCGGTCTGGTAGTTCTGCAGGGTTTCATCTTCAAGATTAAGCTTGTCACTTTCATCAGGTTCGCCTACGCCTGATATTGTCTGCTGATACCATTGCTCGTGTGTCTGTAGCATTTTCTCAAAAACTGATATCTCCATGATTGATTGCAATTACTCGTTTATAAAACGCGATAGTTTGAGGTCTTGTGGGGTATAATAAAGATATTGTTTTTAGCAAAAATGGCCAAGGATGTCTGGAAACCTGTTGTAGCCGTCCGCCCATACCGGGAATGGATAATTTACCGGCCTTCTGTGCAGCTACCTGCGTAAGCTGGTTACGCGATTCCCCGAACGGAATGGGTTGATGAACCACGATGGTGGAAGAGCACGGGTATGTGGATGAACATAACAATGCTATTAACTAAGTCAGTGCTTATTTCAGTATGATCCTTTCCAGTTCCCGTCCCTGGTATAACGCATACAGTTTCAGGTCGTCCATGTGCACATACCCAATATGGCAGCCGCAGGTTGCATTGGTGCATGTCCTTGGGAATAAGGCTTCCCTGAAATGTTGTTCATAGATATTGCCGATCTTCTCTTTGATAAAATGACAGCGGAACATGTTACCGTCGCCATCGAGGCTGATCACGGTATGTCCTGTTTTACAGGCCTTCCCGTAGCTGTCATAGTGTATCATGTTATTCACGACATACGGATCAATACTTAACAGTGTAGCTGTTTCTTCTGCTGTGTAGTAGTTTGCCAGCTTTTTTTGTGCATTGATCCAGAGGTATCTTTCCGGCGGTAATGCTGCCCGCAGGTGTTCAATCTCTGTAATCGCTTCTTTAAAGCCCACTACTCCCACGCTATAGGATACCTCCATGGCATCCAGCTGCCGGCATTGTTCCAGGAAGGCGGTGCGGCTGGTCTCACCGGGGTGATAGGTGGTCCATAGTGCCAGTTTAGTTTTATCTGCCTTTTTTAGCCACCCCAGTTTACAGGAAAGGTTCGTCTGTATAGCCACCCTTTCTACGTTTGGTAACA
The DNA window shown above is from Chitinophaga agri and carries:
- a CDS encoding STM4011 family radical SAM protein, whose translation is MTLSILYRGPLSSCNYSCNYCPFAKRKDSRETLERDAAQLARFVTFVQEQADIQFKILFTPWGEALIRKYYQEAMVTLSLLPNVERVAIQTNLSCKLGWLKKADKTKLALWTTYHPGETSRTAFLEQCRQLDAMEVSYSVGVVGFKEAITEIEHLRAALPPERYLWINAQKKLANYYTAEETATLLSIDPYVVNNMIHYDSYGKACKTGHTVISLDGDGNMFRCHFIKEKIGNIYEQHFREALFPRTCTNATCGCHIGYVHMDDLKLYALYQGRELERIILK
- a CDS encoding pentapeptide repeat-containing protein encodes the protein MEISVFEKMLQTHEQWYQQTISGVGEPDESDKLNLEDETLQNYQTDGVLLHDAAFSGTDIISSRFDNTDLSHAYIYQCHFRQTIFTNSNFKKAQLQDCELTDVTFQSCILPHISLEGCTLRNVCFIDCDLDWAYFSEGAYEHIIFRRCRLEGTVITDLTLTHPAFEENKITDNYPVQVSDVVIQDAKGSRTVGSFAALTQGI